The Acetomicrobium flavidum genome window below encodes:
- a CDS encoding dipeptidase: MSRRLAKILSLSVLAVFLLSPVADACTTIIVGKEASTDGSVMVTHTCDGWYDNRVRVVPGGIHKDGEMTPVYKELCHGTRPDMPLVKVGEIPQAKETYTYFHVGYPFMNEHQVIMGEATWTGRDENYCPNGWMMIEQLQVFALQRASTARDAIKIMGQLAEKYGYGDGGETLLVIDKNEGWIFDICGPGPLWTQDSRKPGAIWVAQRVPDDCVTVVSNRTRIGTIDWNDKDNFMYSSNIKTFAQEMGWWKPGEQFVFHKIYNPEPYGSPYYQQRREWRVLSILAPSLNLKENAADMYPLMVKPDKKVSARDLMSINRDYYEGTRFDLTKGLAAGPFGTPNRYSTPKEVRPEGRKDVDWTRAISIFRCSYSFVAQARSWLPDPVGGVLWFGEDAPHSTVYMPIYAGTASLPQSITECKRAEFDRNSAYWAFNFVSNWADLKFNYIMKDIKAAQKAYEDEFFMYQPVVEDKAVALYKEDPSKAKSYLTDYVNKSMNKVVDGWWNLAQQLVGKYSDGFITYPDGKQESVGYPTWWLETVDFGKEEMEPKQ, encoded by the coding sequence ATGAGTCGAAGGTTGGCAAAAATTTTGTCGTTATCCGTGCTGGCTGTTTTTTTGCTCAGTCCTGTAGCTGATGCTTGTACCACGATCATTGTAGGGAAAGAAGCCTCCACGGACGGATCCGTAATGGTGACGCACACATGCGACGGTTGGTACGATAACAGGGTTAGAGTGGTTCCGGGAGGCATTCATAAAGATGGAGAAATGACGCCGGTATACAAAGAACTTTGTCATGGCACCAGGCCAGATATGCCCTTGGTGAAGGTGGGTGAAATTCCCCAAGCGAAAGAAACGTATACGTATTTCCATGTGGGATATCCGTTTATGAATGAGCATCAAGTGATAATGGGAGAGGCGACATGGACCGGACGCGACGAAAACTATTGCCCGAACGGTTGGATGATGATAGAGCAACTTCAAGTGTTTGCACTGCAGAGGGCATCTACAGCTCGCGATGCAATAAAAATCATGGGGCAACTTGCAGAGAAGTATGGATATGGCGATGGTGGCGAAACTCTCCTTGTGATTGATAAAAACGAAGGTTGGATATTCGATATATGCGGTCCGGGTCCTCTTTGGACACAAGATAGCAGGAAACCAGGGGCCATTTGGGTTGCTCAACGCGTTCCCGATGATTGCGTAACAGTTGTCTCCAATCGCACAAGGATTGGAACGATAGATTGGAACGATAAAGATAACTTCATGTATTCTTCCAACATAAAGACGTTTGCCCAGGAGATGGGGTGGTGGAAACCAGGAGAGCAGTTTGTCTTCCATAAGATTTACAATCCCGAACCGTATGGAAGCCCCTACTACCAGCAACGCAGGGAATGGAGAGTCTTAAGCATTTTGGCTCCATCTTTGAATTTGAAGGAAAATGCTGCAGATATGTATCCCCTTATGGTAAAACCCGATAAGAAAGTATCCGCAAGAGATCTCATGAGCATAAACAGGGATTACTACGAAGGAACTCGTTTTGATCTTACGAAGGGACTTGCAGCAGGACCATTTGGCACTCCAAATCGTTATTCAACGCCCAAGGAAGTTCGTCCTGAAGGCAGGAAGGATGTAGATTGGACTCGAGCAATTTCCATATTCCGTTGCTCCTACAGCTTTGTAGCCCAGGCAAGAAGTTGGTTGCCCGATCCTGTAGGAGGTGTTTTATGGTTTGGAGAAGATGCGCCTCATTCCACGGTGTATATGCCGATTTATGCAGGCACTGCGAGCCTTCCTCAGAGCATTACGGAATGCAAGCGAGCGGAGTTCGACAGGAACTCCGCATACTGGGCATTTAACTTTGTCTCTAATTGGGCCGACTTAAAGTTTAACTATATTATGAAGGACATCAAGGCGGCACAAAAAGCTTATGAGGATGAGTTCTTCATGTATCAACCAGTCGTTGAAGATAAGGCAGTTGCGCTTTACAAAGAAGATCCATCGAAAGCTAAATCTTATTTGACCGATTATGTAAACAAGAGTATGAATAAGGTCGTAGATGGATGGTGGAACTTAGCTCAGCAGCTCGTTGGGAAATACTCTGACGGATTCATCACCTACCCTGACGGCAAGCAAGAATCCGTTGGTTATCCGACGTGGTGGCTTGAGACTGTCGATTTTGGAAAGGAAGAGATGGAACCTAAGCAGTAA
- the pgsW gene encoding poly-gamma-glutamate system protein encodes MGYFSAFFHGLFNIFFGSNTPLSKKCNLKLIILATVVGLLIWAWPSGNLTIEEERIWDRVRDAQSYLYNLKVQTEGHVPPEELDPMKCGLIGVEWSPISTTIGSLQSKQISCNPIWAVIFLRWFDELGLKKGDRVAILSSGSFPGFLISSIIAAEAKGLDVFLQISLGASTYGANDPDFPISRILAELRKAGYISSKAAFYTLGGDYEIGGGIPKEGIDLMLKSAQAEGVPVLRAKSLQEITESKMRYLDKFNPSLVIHIGGAHSNIGTDESVLSLPPGILSSRHEKNAGNGIISLMLKRKTPVIHILNVKRLCRITGVPERAIFVKAGPTPFRLPRALLGLMCFAVFLYKYERWTIE; translated from the coding sequence ATGGGATATTTTAGTGCTTTCTTTCATGGTTTATTTAACATATTCTTTGGGAGCAACACGCCCCTGTCGAAGAAATGTAATCTTAAACTAATTATCCTCGCAACAGTCGTAGGTCTTTTAATATGGGCATGGCCATCAGGAAACCTTACCATCGAAGAGGAAAGGATTTGGGATAGGGTCAGGGATGCCCAATCCTACTTGTATAATCTTAAAGTTCAAACTGAAGGACATGTTCCACCTGAAGAATTAGACCCTATGAAGTGCGGGTTGATAGGCGTGGAATGGAGTCCGATTTCTACGACAATAGGATCGCTTCAATCCAAGCAGATATCCTGCAATCCAATTTGGGCGGTCATATTCCTGCGATGGTTTGATGAACTGGGCCTGAAAAAAGGCGATCGTGTGGCGATTTTGAGTTCTGGCTCCTTCCCTGGTTTTCTGATTTCTTCCATCATTGCGGCCGAAGCAAAGGGATTGGATGTATTTCTTCAGATATCGCTGGGTGCTTCTACCTACGGGGCTAACGATCCGGATTTTCCTATATCCCGCATCCTCGCGGAGTTGCGCAAGGCTGGGTACATTTCCTCGAAGGCTGCCTTTTATACTTTAGGCGGAGACTACGAAATAGGCGGAGGTATACCTAAAGAGGGCATAGATTTAATGTTAAAATCTGCTCAAGCGGAAGGAGTTCCTGTATTGCGAGCCAAATCGCTGCAGGAGATTACTGAATCCAAGATGAGATATTTAGATAAGTTTAACCCCTCATTGGTCATACACATTGGGGGTGCCCATTCCAACATTGGAACTGACGAGAGCGTGCTTTCCTTGCCCCCCGGCATTTTAAGCTCGAGGCATGAAAAAAATGCCGGAAACGGGATAATATCTTTGATGCTTAAGAGGAAAACGCCCGTAATTCATATTCTTAATGTGAAAAGGCTGTGCAGGATTACCGGTGTCCCCGAAAGGGCAATATTTGTGAAAGCTGGTCCTACTCCTTTTAGGTTGCCGAGAGCTTTATTGGGTCTCATGTGTTTTGCGGTATTTTTATATAAATATGAGCGTTGGACAATTGAATAG
- a CDS encoding C4-dicarboxylate ABC transporter has translation MFAHAEIVLVVIVVAFAIFKLLKLTTELSMFLSAIVAAIAHSILLRLASDPRGIVPLIPVRHIVEGAFTYFDVCLIFLTATFFMALFRDSGGVAFIVRKIVSAFHTRRNLCLLFLTLVLLLPGAITGSGATTVLTVGALVGSVLTSMGIDETKRAAIIFMGAAMSAAAPPINLWAMMAAAGANMPYVGFGKPLLVLSLLGALFSTYWLAGKANKKLELQEALSMLPEVPERQNWFRVGFPFVLLLALILAGRIWFFNMPVLGLPLLFMLASLSVVILSPKPLPIWQIACSTVHSLLPLVGIMVVVGVLIQIMALSGARGLLSLLIVTLPLGVLYATLFFILPISEGALQYAVAPLIGVPLIMLFNMKGMDPVIALSAMAVIWPIGDCLPPTAIVGRATVIELEYKGKYYGEFLKTCLIPMAFVALIGTLFLIFSTNLSFLEG, from the coding sequence ATGTTTGCACATGCAGAGATCGTTCTGGTAGTTATTGTTGTGGCCTTTGCCATATTTAAGTTGTTAAAACTTACCACTGAACTGTCCATGTTCCTTTCAGCTATAGTGGCCGCTATAGCGCATTCGATTCTTTTGCGGTTGGCATCTGATCCTAGGGGTATTGTGCCGCTCATTCCGGTACGTCATATCGTTGAGGGAGCTTTCACTTATTTTGATGTATGTCTGATATTTCTTACGGCGACGTTTTTTATGGCGCTCTTTAGGGATAGCGGTGGCGTTGCGTTCATAGTGAGAAAAATAGTATCAGCTTTTCACACCAGACGAAATTTGTGTTTGTTGTTCTTAACATTGGTTTTATTACTTCCTGGAGCTATTACAGGCTCTGGCGCGACAACAGTTCTTACTGTCGGTGCGCTGGTGGGTTCTGTATTGACCTCGATGGGGATTGATGAGACCAAAAGGGCTGCAATTATATTTATGGGAGCTGCGATGAGTGCAGCTGCACCACCAATTAACCTTTGGGCAATGATGGCTGCAGCGGGTGCTAATATGCCTTACGTAGGTTTTGGCAAGCCGTTGCTGGTGCTGTCGTTATTGGGTGCCCTGTTTTCTACCTATTGGTTGGCGGGTAAGGCGAACAAAAAATTGGAGTTGCAAGAAGCTTTAAGCATGCTTCCCGAGGTACCCGAGAGACAAAACTGGTTTAGGGTTGGATTCCCCTTTGTTTTGTTGTTGGCATTAATACTGGCCGGTAGAATATGGTTTTTCAATATGCCCGTATTGGGGCTGCCGTTATTGTTTATGCTTGCCTCTCTTTCTGTTGTCATTCTAAGCCCAAAACCGTTGCCCATATGGCAGATTGCATGCTCTACCGTACATTCGCTATTGCCGTTGGTTGGCATTATGGTAGTGGTAGGCGTGTTGATCCAGATCATGGCCTTAAGCGGCGCGAGGGGATTGTTGTCATTGTTGATAGTTACATTGCCCTTGGGAGTGCTGTATGCAACGCTTTTCTTTATCTTGCCCATCTCAGAGGGTGCCCTTCAGTATGCTGTGGCTCCCTTGATTGGAGTTCCGCTCATCATGCTTTTTAACATGAAGGGAATGGATCCGGTAATTGCCCTGTCAGCTATGGCTGTAATATGGCCAATTGGAGACTGTTTGCCACCAACTGCAATTGTGGGTCGGGCAACTGTAATTGAATTGGAATACAAGGGTAAGTATTACGGAGAATTCCTTAAAACTTGTCTGATACCCATGGCATTTGTAGCGTTAATTGGAACGCTATTTCTTATTTTTAGTACAAATCTGTCTTTCTTGGAGGGATAG
- a CDS encoding Mur ligase family protein: MKAKYRVLVTGTRGKSSLVRLMTAGFRSAGMACFSRITGVIPTELSPHGVRRIIRSREGHIKELQWWLSTVPPVADAIVAENSAVSEEFQPLAARWLEPNLVIWTNLREDHFEAWGPTKAGARMALFSGIPRKVAVILGPNMDDDKRLLELLKKNQNAIYFTQGNFSNFEDANVALAIQAFKILGLNVTKERIYAYLDDDPGRFKVLKAGNGVLAFAFAANDLESTVDLFASLGWDEKETSILFNNRRDRPGRLRAFEPWLRSERWDGVFICGAHPLRLIRGASWIYFKNKEEIVSFVGKRGLVFGCGNIAGLPILELLSCEEVKGNCSRI; the protein is encoded by the coding sequence TTGAAGGCGAAATACAGGGTGCTTGTCACCGGCACACGGGGTAAAAGTAGCCTGGTTAGGCTAATGACAGCAGGTTTTAGGTCCGCAGGCATGGCATGTTTTTCTCGCATAACTGGAGTCATACCTACCGAGCTGTCGCCTCATGGTGTCAGGAGGATTATAAGGTCGAGGGAAGGGCACATAAAAGAACTTCAGTGGTGGCTTTCAACAGTGCCTCCGGTTGCTGATGCAATAGTTGCAGAAAATAGTGCTGTTTCGGAAGAATTTCAACCTCTGGCTGCAAGATGGCTGGAACCGAACCTGGTGATTTGGACGAATTTGAGAGAAGATCATTTTGAAGCTTGGGGTCCGACTAAAGCTGGAGCAAGAATGGCTTTGTTTTCGGGTATACCAAGGAAAGTTGCGGTTATCCTAGGGCCGAACATGGATGACGATAAAAGACTGCTTGAACTTTTGAAAAAAAATCAAAATGCAATTTATTTTACGCAAGGTAATTTTTCTAATTTTGAGGATGCCAATGTTGCGCTCGCAATACAGGCGTTTAAAATACTAGGTTTAAATGTGACCAAAGAGAGGATATATGCTTATTTAGACGACGATCCCGGCAGGTTCAAGGTGTTAAAGGCGGGCAACGGCGTCCTGGCGTTTGCTTTTGCTGCCAACGATCTGGAAAGCACCGTTGATCTTTTTGCGTCACTTGGTTGGGACGAAAAGGAAACGTCCATTCTTTTTAATAATAGGCGCGACAGGCCGGGAAGGCTTAGGGCTTTTGAGCCCTGGCTTCGCAGCGAACGATGGGATGGTGTTTTTATATGCGGAGCTCACCCCCTGCGGTTGATAAGGGGCGCTAGTTGGATTTATTTTAAAAACAAGGAAGAGATTGTCTCGTTTGTGGGAAAAAGAGGCTTGGTATTCGGATGTGGCAATATAGCCGGTCTACCTATATTAGAACTATTGTCATGTGAAGAGGTGAAAGGCAACTGCAGCAGGATTTAA
- a CDS encoding M14 family metallopeptidase — MPNKYVKIFTIIFLIVFASIGGHDFYVHRHFKEAMVPSSSLTEVRHLSDYEPSLKGTVNDSNIYVFDSGIPGGTVLLLGGTHPEEPATNLTALLVAENVKIEKGRLFVIIRANRSASTGTRMGEAYPDFYHVKTPWGTKIFRMGDRVSNPLDSWPDPEVYIHYPTRQMLAYMDFRNLNRCWPGRNNSAITERTTWAMMQLIREENMDMVVDLHEAELEYPVINTIVAHEKGQAVAAMTSMTLTAQLFDVPLNMEFSPKALRGLSHREIGDHSNAMSLLVESAEPMLDRIRGITDEYLLMTGKDEFVVKAGEHGLLYSPIDEKGWPIDVRVGRHSSTFLTMLQFFTMMYPDKPIVVSGVPGYKEIIANSLGTYLHNPQEAKDGHVFYD, encoded by the coding sequence ATGCCAAATAAATATGTAAAGATCTTTACAATAATATTTCTTATCGTCTTTGCGTCAATCGGTGGACATGATTTTTATGTTCACAGGCACTTTAAAGAAGCAATGGTGCCTTCCTCATCCTTGACAGAAGTTAGACATCTGTCTGACTATGAGCCTTCCCTCAAGGGCACTGTTAATGACAGTAACATATACGTCTTCGATAGTGGCATTCCCGGTGGCACGGTTTTGCTTTTGGGGGGGACACATCCTGAAGAACCGGCTACTAATTTAACCGCGCTTCTTGTGGCAGAGAATGTAAAAATAGAAAAGGGACGCCTGTTTGTCATAATTAGAGCAAACAGGAGCGCCTCTACGGGAACAAGAATGGGAGAGGCATACCCTGATTTCTACCATGTAAAGACTCCATGGGGAACAAAAATTTTTCGTATGGGAGATAGGGTCTCTAATCCTTTGGATTCTTGGCCCGACCCTGAAGTATACATTCATTACCCGACAAGGCAGATGCTGGCGTATATGGATTTTAGAAACCTAAATAGATGTTGGCCAGGCAGAAATAACAGTGCCATTACTGAGCGCACTACATGGGCCATGATGCAACTCATTAGAGAAGAAAATATGGATATGGTTGTAGACCTACATGAGGCTGAGCTTGAGTATCCTGTCATCAATACAATAGTAGCGCATGAAAAAGGACAGGCAGTAGCTGCGATGACTTCAATGACGCTGACTGCTCAACTGTTTGATGTTCCTCTTAACATGGAATTTTCGCCGAAAGCGTTGAGAGGTTTATCTCACAGAGAAATTGGAGATCATTCCAATGCTATGTCACTGCTTGTAGAATCAGCCGAGCCCATGCTTGATCGCATAAGGGGCATTACCGACGAGTACCTCCTCATGACGGGTAAAGATGAGTTTGTTGTAAAAGCGGGAGAGCATGGATTGCTTTACTCGCCAATAGATGAAAAGGGTTGGCCCATAGATGTTAGGGTAGGGCGTCATTCATCGACCTTTCTGACAATGTTGCAGTTTTTTACTATGATGTACCCAGATAAGCCAATAGTCGTATCAGGGGTCCCTGGCTATAAAGAGATTATTGCAAATTCTTTAGGGACTTATCTTCATAACCCACAAGAAGCAAAGGATGGCCATGTCTTTTACGATTGA
- a CDS encoding poly-gamma-glutamate biosynthesis protein PgsC/CapC produces MVIAISIIIGMIFYYRTGIATGGIISPGLLAIKYFSWQLFAIAIAYSMIILLVLEVLVRVFGVYGRQRTCFALLLAAFLGIISSSSLPWIGWIVPGLMAADMQRQGILPTTLGLLVVSGLSLLTGQLIYGIF; encoded by the coding sequence ATGGTTATCGCCATAAGCATAATTATTGGCATGATTTTTTATTACAGAACGGGCATAGCAACCGGAGGCATCATCTCGCCTGGTTTATTGGCCATCAAATACTTTTCATGGCAATTATTCGCGATAGCAATAGCATATTCAATGATCATATTGTTGGTATTAGAAGTTCTCGTCAGAGTCTTCGGTGTATATGGAAGACAAAGGACATGTTTTGCTCTGCTCTTGGCAGCTTTTTTGGGTATAATTTCAAGTTCAAGCTTGCCGTGGATTGGATGGATCGTGCCCGGGCTCATGGCGGCAGACATGCAAAGGCAAGGTATTCTTCCTACGACTTTGGGGCTGTTGGTGGTTTCTGGACTATCGCTTTTGACGGGGCAATTGATCTATGGGATATTTTAG